Sequence from the Nymphaea colorata isolate Beijing-Zhang1983 chromosome 9, ASM883128v2, whole genome shotgun sequence genome:
TTTGGGCCTAAGGTCAAGCAAGAATTTGATTGGGACAGAAGCACTGCTCCGAACATTGTAGATATGGGTGACAAAAAATCTGATAAGGAGGTTGCAGATGATTTGTTCTCTGCATACATGAATTTGGACACAGTAGAGGCTTTGAGCAGCAGTGGAGTTTCTGATAAGCAGGGTTCTCAAAATCATGACGATTTGGATAGTGGAACCAGTGGTACGAAAGCAAATTGCTTTAAAGACGATCTAATAGACAGCAGTGATGATGCTGAGAGCAGTGTGAATGAAACTAGTAATGGTCTACAGTCCTTAAATCCTTCCCTATTGCtcgagaaagagaagagagaaggcAGCAAATCTAATGCTGCTGCTCATACCGTCAACTCACGCCATTGTAGAAGCCTTTCAATGGATAGCTTCATGGGGAGGATGCCAAATTTTTGTGAAGGTAGTCCTAAATTGCCTCCTTCACCAGGGAATGAGGGACCTCGACATCCTCGCAGCAACTCTATGAATGGAGCAACTCCTTTTAGTTTGGAGTTTGGGAATGGGGAGTTCAGTGGTGATGAGCTGAAGAAGATTATGGCCAGTGAAAAGCTTGCGGAGATCGCAATGACTGATCCCAAACGTGCTAAAAGGTGCCTTCTTATGTTTAAGTTTGCCATACCTATTTTTGATGCGTTGTTATTTTTCCCTTTGTTCCGTAAATCTCAATTATGCACAATGATTTGCTGCATGCAACAATTAGCTAAGCATCCGGAGATCTGGAGCACAGATGTGAGATGTGCTTCCCTGAGAGCCCCTAAGATGGTGGAAATGATAAACTTCAACTTGCAGGAATCAACTGCATTTGATGCTGATTCATTGAAGCTTACTTCAATTTGGCTCCAAATAtagaatcattttctttactgcCCATCCCAGAGTGTTCAAGTTCTATGGGTGTTGCAATAGATTTATGCTTGACTATTTGATTACATCAGATAGCCATTCTGAAATGCAAAATGGGATAAATTGTACTTCCTCTATTGATTGAGAAATCGTGATGTAGGATATTGGCTAATCGCCAATCAGCTGCACgttcaaaagaaaggaagatgcGCTATATTTCAGAGTTAGAACACAAGGTGCAAACCTTACAAACAGAAGCTACCACATTATCTGCACAGTTGACGTTGCTTCAGGTAAAAACTTTACAGAGTGCTGATATATAATTGCTGATATATAATATTATTGCACCCATGGATGAGCTGGCTCTCAAGCATTGGTCATCAAAATGTTCCTTGCAGAGGGACTCTGCTGGGCTTACAAGCCAAAACAATGAGCTGAAATTTCGACTTCAAGCTATGGAACAACAAGCTCAGCTACGAGATGGTAACTTGctgttgtttttctcttcttgttttaTATGCATCAATTCTGGTTCATATGGATTGATTCATATGCTTGTAAGTGAGAGCAGATATGGCAACTGGACCAAACCAGAATTTTGATCTTTCAATGTATTTTCTCTTTGAAATTGTGAGAGCATTTGAAGATTCAGAAAATTTATACGATCTTGTAATTGAACTAAAATAGAAGAGAAGGTTGCAAGCAGGTCACGTTCAAAAACAGGATAAGGAAAACAAGTATAATGTGTAGGTTTGCCAAGGATACAGTAGAAAATTTTATGAAGTAATAGTATTCTACAAACATTACACTCTTCCAAAATTACTGTACTTTCAACAGTTAAAAatctatataatatataacattatattttatcaatatttttcccaaaaaaatgaaaaattataaatatctTAAGAGTTACCcttgttcatgttttttctagtgttcattaaaaagaaagagagcctTTAAGTATTCCTTCTTCTAAATAACTGACAGCACAATAATTTTATGAtttaataataagaaaataaaataccaAATTTTCTTATGTCTTTTATGTTCCTAGGCCGATTAAATCTTATACAATTAAATGCAGTTTTTTagttaataatatatatatatatatatatatatatatatatattgcttgaGAAGAGGAAAGTATTAACTGAGGCAATTTCAGGTCCTTGTGTATTACTAAAAGAGGGGCGTATCAAAAgaataaagagaagaaaatataaaattctgCCTTTTAAAGGAAAGAATGTGtgtttttccttcctttttttaaaatttcacagATTGGAACTGgaattacacacacacacacacacacacacacatatatatatataaagaagaaaaatacaagaaaaacagAGAGGAATCGAGGTTAGGCACTTCATAAGGTGAAGGTGACGCCCCTCTAGCATGAGTTTTCCCATTTCATAATTTGTGAGTCAGCATGAGCAAGTCCCACCCTAAAAAATCTGATGTAGCTTCAATACCGGCAAAGGCCATGTTGTTTATAAGGTGTATCTTTAGAAGTTAAAGTTGCACTTTGAATTCAACATATGTTTTGACATCTTGATGCTGTCTCTGTATTAGCAAAAAGGGTATGTCAAGCTTGGATAGAGTGATCTTGAGTTGGTGGTGAAGTAGCTACTTGCTTCACATCTAAATTTGGTATCTAGTGTTATCAGAAATTCAATAGTTGTCAAGGAGCTGAAACAAGGTACAATTGGCGCTATCTGTTTATAAAGGTGTAgtctttttcaaattctttgtCCAACAACCTTATCCAAAATTTTGGCTCATGGAATCCACAGTTGACAATGTCTTGCAAAGAACTGATGTTTGTTGTTGACGAGTCTTGTCTACTGATTATTAAATATCCCAAGTTGGTTATTATCTTGACCTAGCATAAATTAAGATCACACATATACTGAATGCACTTATTTGTATAGGACACTTTTTTCTTGTGTGCGTGTGTGCTTGTATTCCATAAAGGAACTTCCTgaacatttattttattttatttttgtgccATTTGAATACTGAATGTTTTAATTAAGTTGTTGCTTTTTTAACTCTTACCATCAAAAGAGACTGCTGTTGCTCTGCAATGTGCTtaatatatgttgtttgttACTTTGGACTTACTGCAAGCAGTTGACATCTGAAATGCTTGATGAAAATATTACTTCAAATCTAATGTATCTTTTCAATGCCTCAGTCTGATTCTAACTTGTGTTATAACTTATTATTAAGTAGGATTATTTGATATTTGCAGAAAAGGCAAACTTTCTTGGAAATCATGTTTCTGTTTTTGGAAATGTTTTCATATCAGGTGGTTAAGTGTATAAGTTGCACGTGATTTTTGgaattaacattttattttgcCAGAAAATTTCTTTATCTATTTATATTCTGAAATGCTGGCCACATGTGATATATGTTGTGCTCCAACTGTAAAAATAGGCCCATTTGCCACATTTTGTTGTCTCCATAGATGGCTTGTTGGTTTTCCTCCCCATCTGGGATAATTAGAGCTGCATATGTGCTGGTGCATATCCATGAACTGGTTGTTTCATACAGCCCCTTTTAGCCACCATATCTAACCATGTACATTGTTGTCCATATCACTCCGTTAAACATTCAGTTTTATGAGTGGTATGCGAGCTTTGTGGTTCCTCGATCTGGGGATTTTACCAACTGGTGTATCAAAATGATTTTGTACATCTGACCTCACTGATTCTGCTAGGCTTCTAATTCATGCAATCTTAGGTGATCAATTAATCTGTGGTAAGTTTATCTTGACATATCTTGGAAGTCTGGAACTTGCACTATCAAACTACATTAAAGCTGATAGATGATGGTTTTAATCCTAGCTACATCCATGATGTTGAGGGAAAATAGTGTAGCTTGGCGTAATATTCCGAAGTCTCAGAAGATGTGGAATTTGTGTGTCATTCTTAAAGGGGAGGACAATGCATTCTTATACGACAAAAAATTAGTTTCAGAAAATGGTGCATTGAAGTTCTCACTAATGAATCGATGCCAGTAAAGTTCAGGACCTTGCATGTGATAATGGTGTGTGTACTGCATTGATGAGTACACTTTACTGACTTTTACCATCCACAAATTTGATTATCTGCAGTGGCTTCCATGCTCGTGTTCCTTCTTTTCTAGAACCCATTTGTTACGACCATTCTTTATGGTATCTTATTTGTGTAAACCTTTCAGCTTTGAATGAAGCACTCACAGAGGAGGTTCGACGGCTTAAATTGGCTACTGCGCAGTTGGGGGATGCACAGGTTGCAACTGTAGGTTTATCCTCGGGTGTTCCAAATACATTAACTAGCCAACAACGTACCTGCttatgagatgtaacaacaagaaGATATCACGAGAACCGATGGCCAGAAAAAAGAGTGCAAAACTAAGGAAACCAATAGTTATATTTAGATGTAGTGTATTGTGTCTGCTGCTGTAGTTCGTCTGCCAGCAAGTTGTATGTTATTTGTAACCCTCGGGATATCTTATCTGAACAAAGGTTCACTGTTTTGAAAGGGTTTGTATTGTTTTGGTTAATGCCTTCGAGCCCATGTTGCGATTATTGTGGTCAGTGGCTATAGCAGAACGCAGATGATTATTCTTATACTTcgttgtttttgttgtcatcttcaatttttttcctcttttcattttttgtaagtTCAGTCTGAGAAGACGGTTCCAGTGTACATTACAACAcctatcttcttttttcctgtttgtGGTATTGGAGCAAAGTAACATTTAATCGTATTCATTTAAGTATGCCAACTTTGATGAGATGGTTTGCCTAATGGGGATGCCTATCACGATAAGACGGTAGCACGTTGTTTCCCTCGTTATTATGCACAATCTAGATGTGATGTTTTTGTCGCGCATTTATTGTCGTGTCGTTCATGGATAAGTCATGGTCTGCTTGTACTTGTCCATGTCCATGACTAGGAAAGATCCGAACAAATCAAACAACGGACGTCCAGGCTAATAGCTCGGACTCAGTTCTGTCCATCTGGCTACAAGTATGATTTGGTCAATTTTTGATAAATAAGCGGATAAAATCAAAATGTTCGATCAATGTACATCTCGGCGTTTGTTGCATCTTTGTTGTCTGTTGGGTTATAGGTACGGCTTTATCTCTTTATGGACAATTCAGCATGCTTCTAATTACCAACTACACATTTTGAAAGTAGTTGAAGAGAAACGGAAGCACTCGTTGTTCTAGCACCTGAGCATAGAGAAGCCCTACATTGTTACCGAGTTGATCTTCTTGCGGCAGgaatatttttgaagtttttaattcaaaaacttCCTAAGGTAGTAAGTAACCTACCTACATTTCTGATTGTAAAgaaggcaaaaagaagaaagaaagaaagagcattCACGCTGAAGCTCGCGTGTGATGAAGGAAGACATGatccaaaaattcaataaacaaaGTTCCCATCGTATGGTACTGCAATAAGGTGGGAGTTACGAGACTTATTgccattcacacacacacacacacaaaagtgCCTTTAAGAAGCGCGCACTTTGTGGGTTCCCTCCCAAAGTGAGCTTCAAGGTAAAACGCGTGAAGAGAAAGATTACTTTTCTTTAGAAAGGCCGTTTCTTTCGGTGATCTTGTAGGAGTGTGAATTACTGAACATTGTTCGTTGTATTGTTCTCACTTTTTCTCCAATTTTGATAGGAAGCTGGG
This genomic interval carries:
- the LOC116260405 gene encoding bZIP transcription factor 29-like produces the protein MDEMEEARADPIQRLQSSFGTSSSSFPKQQGSKIELPQSINSQIRSPLQHFQSLNLDSKRPGIPPSHPHLPPTSPSPISSRPPNSHPSHMHFPGSAPVPSHSRSLSQPAFFSLDSLPPLSPSPYRDSSSSVSDPISVDIPMEDRDVGGQPQNPSPQPLDRGSRTRPTDSLPPRKAHRRSHSEIPFAFAGGSLPSPTFIQQNFLDKVASLKENFGPKVKQEFDWDRSTAPNIVDMGDKKSDKEVADDLFSAYMNLDTVEALSSSGVSDKQGSQNHDDLDSGTSGTKANCFKDDLIDSSDDAESSVNETSNGLQSLNPSLLLEKEKREGSKSNAAAHTVNSRHCRSLSMDSFMGRMPNFCEGSPKLPPSPGNEGPRHPRSNSMNGATPFSLEFGNGEFSGDELKKIMASEKLAEIAMTDPKRAKRILANRQSAARSKERKMRYISELEHKVQTLQTEATTLSAQLTLLQRDSAGLTSQNNELKFRLQAMEQQAQLRDALNEALTEEVRRLKLATAQLGDAQVATVGLSSGVPNTLTSQQRTCL